In bacterium, a single genomic region encodes these proteins:
- the der gene encoding ribosome biogenesis GTPase Der yields MSRGEFTVALVGRPNVGKSTLFNRMARKRRAITFDQPGITRDLVAEPVEYDGRNFLLVDTGGYMTGGEEDDLLPKIRGQVLRAVYESDLVVFLVDSRDGLLPLDKEIAGMLRERGKPFLLAANKVDAKEGREGVSQFHALAVETIHAVSAEHGTGVSELLEAIVARIPARTDEDESADAKDAELPRIAIVGRPNVGKSTLVNTLAGFERVIASEIPGTTRDAIDVMVERDGRKYLLIDTAGIRAKRKTEGAVEIFSVMKSLDSIKRCDLAVLLIDGPGGLTHQDRQVLRYILDEERAVVVAANKADGWTTEEARRKGLHAIAEGLAYAAFAPVVATVATSGKGFQPLFRKIEEASANFRLRVPTGLLNRMAQSFLYTVPIPSPQGRNRAFYMTQVGVAPPSFAVFVKDRRGIPDSFTRYLQNKIRDRFGFEGSPVRVVYRER; encoded by the coding sequence ATGAGCCGGGGTGAGTTCACGGTGGCGCTGGTGGGGCGCCCGAATGTCGGGAAGTCCACCCTCTTCAACCGGATGGCGCGGAAGCGCCGCGCCATCACGTTCGACCAGCCGGGGATCACGCGGGACCTCGTCGCCGAACCGGTGGAGTACGACGGCCGCAATTTCCTTCTCGTCGACACCGGGGGGTACATGACGGGCGGGGAGGAGGACGACCTCCTTCCGAAGATCCGCGGGCAGGTCCTGCGGGCCGTCTACGAGTCCGACCTGGTCGTCTTCCTGGTCGACTCCCGCGACGGACTGCTTCCCCTCGACAAGGAGATCGCCGGGATGCTGCGCGAACGGGGAAAGCCGTTCCTGCTCGCCGCGAACAAGGTGGACGCGAAGGAGGGCCGGGAAGGCGTTTCCCAGTTTCACGCCCTCGCCGTCGAAACGATCCATGCCGTTTCCGCCGAGCACGGAACGGGGGTGTCCGAACTTCTCGAGGCGATCGTCGCGCGGATCCCCGCCCGGACCGACGAGGACGAATCGGCGGACGCGAAGGACGCCGAACTTCCGCGGATCGCCATAGTGGGTCGGCCGAACGTGGGGAAGTCGACGCTCGTCAACACGCTGGCGGGGTTCGAGAGGGTCATCGCCTCGGAGATTCCGGGAACCACGCGCGACGCGATCGACGTGATGGTGGAGCGGGACGGGAGGAAGTACCTGCTGATCGACACCGCGGGAATCCGCGCGAAGCGGAAGACCGAAGGCGCGGTCGAGATCTTCTCCGTGATGAAGAGCCTAGACTCGATCAAGCGGTGCGACCTCGCGGTCCTGCTGATCGACGGCCCCGGGGGGCTCACCCACCAGGACCGGCAGGTCCTGAGATACATCCTCGACGAGGAGCGCGCGGTGGTCGTCGCCGCGAACAAGGCCGACGGGTGGACCACGGAGGAGGCGCGACGCAAGGGCCTGCACGCGATCGCGGAGGGTCTCGCATACGCTGCGTTCGCGCCCGTCGTCGCCACGGTGGCCACGTCGGGAAAAGGGTTCCAGCCGCTCTTCCGGAAGATCGAGGAGGCCAGCGCGAACTTCCGCCTGCGCGTTCCGACGGGCCTGCTGAACCGGATGGCGCAGTCGTTCCTCTACACCGTCCCGATCCCCTCCCCGCAGGGGAGGAACCGCGCCTTCTACATGACGCAGGTAGGGGTCGCGCCGCCCTCCTTCGCCGTGTTCGTGAAGGACCGCCGGGGCATCCCGGACTCGTTCACCCGCTACCTGCAGAACAAGATCCGCGATCGGTTCGGCTTCGAGGGGTCGCCCGTCCGCGTCGTCTACCGGGAGCGATGA
- the era gene encoding GTPase Era: MNPKSGFVALLGRPNVGKSTLLNRIVRAKVAIVTRKPQTTRDRIAGILTETRGQIVFLDSPGIHKPTRALNSHMVRTACRIGEEADIVAHVVDDRPVGKGAEDAMVRGILEKIPVPRILVVNKVDRLGRAAADEVRKSLTRDDFYAASFLVSAAKGDGVEAFVTALFARLPEGPAFYPEEDLTDLPMRFIAKEVIREKLFEGLDEEIPYSIAVRIDEYKEEPEKDLIRIRAEILVERESQKGIVIGKRGAFLKKIGTAARLELEKETGSRVYLELFVVVERDWSRSESMLRHLGYEPG, encoded by the coding sequence ATGAATCCCAAGTCCGGGTTCGTCGCCCTGCTGGGCCGCCCCAACGTCGGGAAATCGACCTTGCTCAACCGGATCGTGCGCGCCAAGGTTGCGATCGTCACGCGGAAGCCTCAGACGACGCGGGACCGGATCGCGGGGATCCTCACAGAGACGCGGGGGCAGATCGTCTTCCTCGACAGTCCGGGAATCCACAAGCCGACGCGGGCGCTCAATTCCCACATGGTCCGCACCGCCTGCCGGATCGGCGAAGAGGCCGACATCGTCGCCCATGTGGTGGACGACCGTCCGGTGGGGAAAGGCGCCGAGGATGCGATGGTTCGCGGGATCCTCGAAAAAATTCCGGTGCCGCGCATCCTCGTGGTGAACAAGGTCGACCGATTGGGGCGGGCGGCGGCGGACGAGGTCCGGAAGAGTCTCACGCGGGACGATTTCTACGCCGCGTCGTTCCTCGTCTCCGCGGCGAAAGGGGACGGCGTGGAGGCGTTCGTGACCGCGCTGTTCGCGAGGCTGCCCGAGGGACCGGCATTCTATCCCGAAGAGGACCTGACCGACCTCCCGATGCGCTTCATCGCCAAGGAGGTGATCCGGGAGAAGCTCTTCGAGGGGCTCGACGAGGAGATCCCGTACAGCATCGCGGTGCGGATCGACGAGTACAAGGAAGAGCCGGAGAAGGACCTGATCCGCATCCGTGCCGAGATCCTCGTGGAGCGGGAGTCCCAGAAGGGGATCGTCATCGGGAAGCGCGGCGCGTTCCTCAAGAAGATCGGGACCGCCGCGCGCCTCGAGCTGGAGAAGGAGACGGGGTCGCGCGTATACCTGGAACTGTTCGTCGTGGTGGAACGGGACTGGTCAAGGAGCGAATCCATGTTGAGGCATCTGGGATATGAGCCGGGGTGA
- the rnc gene encoding ribonuclease III, translating to MTYSSFEERIGYRFSAPELLEEALRHGSAPAQEEGKRSYERLEFLGDAVLNLCVAQEMYRMLPLAGEGVLTKTRASIINNRNLAKVAERIDVPASLRIDPSVRRKGAGVTRKMAADAVEAVIGAIFLDGGHEAVLRFVRSHFRLPDLMGALVAGFDAKSRLQEWCQGQHLALPSYTLLSTDGPPHDRLFRVAVLVEGQPSAVGSGTTRKEAEMNAAAKAISLLAAAGGKTP from the coding sequence TTGACGTATTCATCGTTCGAGGAACGGATCGGATACCGATTCTCCGCTCCGGAACTGCTGGAGGAGGCGTTGCGGCACGGTTCCGCCCCCGCCCAGGAGGAAGGGAAACGGTCGTACGAGCGGCTCGAGTTCCTCGGGGACGCCGTGTTGAACCTGTGCGTCGCGCAGGAGATGTACCGGATGCTGCCGCTGGCGGGGGAGGGCGTGCTCACGAAGACGCGCGCCTCGATCATCAACAACCGGAACCTGGCGAAAGTCGCGGAACGGATCGACGTTCCGGCGTCCCTCCGGATCGATCCCTCCGTCCGGCGGAAAGGGGCGGGAGTTACCCGGAAGATGGCCGCGGACGCGGTGGAGGCGGTCATCGGGGCGATCTTCCTCGATGGGGGACACGAAGCGGTCCTCCGGTTCGTGCGGAGCCATTTCCGGCTTCCGGACCTGATGGGTGCGTTGGTCGCCGGATTCGACGCGAAATCCCGGTTGCAGGAGTGGTGCCAGGGGCAGCATTTGGCCCTTCCGTCGTACACTCTCCTCTCCACCGACGGGCCGCCCCACGACCGGCTCTTCCGCGTGGCGGTCTTGGTGGAGGGACAACCGTCCGCGGTGGGAAGCGGAACGACGCGCAAGGAGGCGGAGATGAACGCGGCGGCGAAGGCGATATCGTTGCTTGCCGCGGCAGGCGGGAAGACTCCATGA
- the mtaB gene encoding tRNA (N(6)-L-threonylcarbamoyladenosine(37)-C(2))-methylthiotransferase MtaB yields the protein MRGRLSVVTVGCKANFADSAAILTHAARAGFEVVEAGERADVLVLNSCTVTRRADRDSRALVRRLRREYPGAVLVMTGCFAETTPEARASVPEVDHWIGIRETSALPRLLRSLSGDTPSPDGELSDFAADRLLGHSRVFLKVQDGCDAACAYCVVPKARGAGRSLSRREVVERAVRADRDGAREIVLTGIHVGRYGADRGERDGLAGLVESLLRETSGCRFRLGSVEPMEITPAIVSLLSARGRLCPHLHVPMQSGSDRVLLRMRRPYTARRYRERLVSLAAEVPEIRLGADVIAGFPGETPDDFAETMRLIRDTPLSYVHAFPYSPRPGTESAGWVDDVAAAEKSRRVARLRSADVAMRREYLARQVGKTLVVAVTARDTDTGEMRGTTENYAETIFRAAIGARGDLIRVRIDAVRGDHLEGTAV from the coding sequence ATGCGCGGGCGCCTCTCGGTCGTAACCGTCGGCTGCAAGGCGAACTTCGCCGATTCCGCGGCGATCCTCACCCACGCGGCACGCGCCGGATTCGAGGTGGTCGAAGCCGGGGAACGCGCGGACGTCCTGGTCCTCAACAGCTGCACCGTCACCCGCCGCGCCGATCGGGATTCCCGGGCGCTGGTCCGCCGGCTGCGGCGGGAGTACCCGGGCGCGGTCCTCGTGATGACCGGCTGCTTCGCCGAAACGACCCCCGAAGCCCGGGCTTCCGTGCCCGAGGTGGACCATTGGATCGGGATCCGTGAGACGTCCGCCCTGCCCCGCCTGCTCCGCTCCCTGTCCGGGGACACCCCTTCCCCGGACGGGGAACTTTCCGATTTCGCGGCGGACCGGCTGCTGGGGCACAGCCGGGTATTTTTAAAGGTCCAGGATGGGTGCGACGCGGCGTGCGCCTACTGCGTCGTGCCGAAAGCGCGGGGAGCCGGCCGGTCCCTGTCGCGGCGGGAGGTCGTCGAGCGTGCGGTCCGGGCGGACCGGGACGGCGCCCGGGAGATCGTCCTGACCGGGATCCACGTGGGGCGGTACGGGGCCGACCGCGGGGAACGGGACGGCCTCGCGGGGCTCGTCGAGTCGCTTCTCCGGGAGACCTCCGGATGCCGCTTCCGGCTGGGCTCGGTTGAACCCATGGAAATCACCCCGGCGATCGTTTCCCTCCTCTCCGCGCGCGGCCGGCTCTGCCCGCATCTGCATGTCCCGATGCAGAGCGGCTCCGACCGGGTGCTGCTGCGGATGCGGCGGCCGTATACGGCGAGGCGGTATCGTGAGAGACTGGTTTCGCTCGCCGCCGAAGTCCCGGAGATCCGACTGGGCGCCGACGTGATCGCCGGGTTCCCGGGGGAGACCCCGGACGACTTCGCGGAGACGATGCGGTTGATCCGCGACACCCCGTTGAGTTACGTTCACGCTTTTCCCTACTCCCCCCGGCCGGGGACCGAGAGCGCGGGATGGGTGGACGACGTGGCCGCGGCGGAAAAGTCGCGGCGGGTCGCACGCCTTCGGTCGGCGGACGTCGCGATGCGGCGGGAGTACCTCGCGAGGCAGGTGGGGAAGACGCTGGTCGTCGCCGTGACGGCGAGGGACACGGATACGGGGGAGATGCGCGGGACCACGGAAAATTACGCCGAGACGATCTTCCGCGCGGCGATCGGCGCGCGGGGAGACCTGATCCGCGTCCGCATCGATGCCGTTCGCGGCGACCACCTGGAGGGTACCGCCGTTTGA
- the mnmA gene encoding tRNA 2-thiouridine(34) synthase MnmA, giving the protein MSRGRILAAMSGGVDSSVAALLLQRDGWEVIGISMDLYDYSAVTRDREGTCCSLDDLYDARRVCDTLGIPYYVLNLRDEFRREVIDPFVREYKAGRTPNPCILCNEHLKFRALLRKADELGAEGVATGHYAVIRREPGGRCRLFASPDAGKDQSYFLYSLDSERLRRIRFPVGEMLKEQVRSIALGAGLPVYEKRESQDICFVTDDSYTRFLESRGIIEDRGRFVDRKGNFLGNHKGILGYTVGQRKGLGIASKEPLYVVAIDAEKNEIVLGTDGETFSGEATVVAPTFVAGSPPGAEFRALARVRYHHPGAPCTVRAAGERLEVSFDTPQRSVTPGQALVLYDGDEVLGGGWIECAGASRS; this is encoded by the coding sequence ATGAGCAGGGGGCGGATTCTCGCGGCGATGAGCGGGGGAGTCGATTCCTCCGTGGCGGCGCTGCTCCTCCAGCGGGACGGGTGGGAGGTCATCGGGATCTCGATGGACCTCTACGACTATTCGGCCGTGACGCGGGATCGCGAAGGGACGTGCTGCTCGCTGGACGACCTGTACGACGCCCGGCGCGTATGCGACACCTTGGGGATCCCGTACTACGTCCTCAACCTGCGGGACGAATTCCGCAGGGAGGTGATCGACCCGTTCGTCCGGGAGTACAAGGCGGGCCGCACCCCGAACCCGTGCATCCTCTGCAACGAGCACCTGAAATTCCGCGCGCTGCTGCGCAAGGCGGACGAGCTGGGGGCGGAAGGGGTCGCCACCGGACATTACGCGGTCATCCGCAGGGAACCCGGCGGACGTTGCCGGCTCTTCGCCTCGCCGGACGCCGGGAAGGACCAGTCGTACTTCCTGTATTCGCTCGATTCCGAACGGCTGCGGCGGATCCGCTTCCCGGTGGGAGAGATGCTGAAGGAGCAGGTGCGGAGCATCGCGCTCGGGGCGGGGCTGCCGGTGTACGAGAAGCGGGAGAGCCAGGACATCTGCTTCGTCACCGACGACTCCTACACCCGGTTCCTCGAGAGCCGGGGAATCATCGAAGACCGCGGACGATTCGTGGACCGGAAAGGAAACTTCCTCGGCAACCACAAGGGGATCCTCGGATACACGGTCGGGCAGCGCAAGGGGCTCGGGATCGCCTCGAAGGAACCGCTCTACGTCGTGGCGATCGACGCCGAGAAGAACGAGATCGTCCTCGGCACCGACGGGGAGACGTTTTCCGGGGAGGCGACGGTCGTCGCCCCGACGTTCGTAGCCGGCTCTCCCCCGGGGGCGGAGTTTCGTGCATTGGCCCGGGTGCGATATCACCATCCCGGGGCGCCGTGCACGGTGCGGGCGGCGGGGGAACGCCTCGAGGTCTCCTTCGACACCCCCCAGCGCAGCGTGACCCCCGGGCAGGCCCTCGTCCTTTACGACGGGGACGAGGTGCTGGGCGGGGGGTGGATCGAATGCGCGGGCGCCTCTCGGTCGTAA
- a CDS encoding cysteine desulfurase family protein produces MRRIYFDHNASTPIHPEVAAAVEPFLGELFGNPSSIHWAGRDVRKAVEDARAAIGAFYGCRPLEVVFTSSGTEADNLAVKGVAYRPGNAGKHIVTSQVEHPAIMNTCKFLESQGFRVTYVPVNRQGIVEPDAVRRAITKDTILVSVMAANNETGCLMPIGEIGAIAREAGVLMHTDAVQATGKVPLAWETLPVDLLTFSGHKVNGLKGAGGLVVRKGIEIEAVLHGGHQERGRRGGTENVVGIVAMGKAFSLLSRNMAAEAAEVRRLRDAFERALFERIPDLVLNGHPTLRLPNTVNISFRFVEGEALLLNLDMMGIACSSGSACTSGSLEGSPILLAMGADPTDSQGALRFSLGYGNTDDDVAYAVDAIETVVNKLRAMSPLYHPQQAKAR; encoded by the coding sequence TTGAGGAGGATCTATTTCGACCACAACGCCTCGACCCCGATCCATCCGGAGGTCGCCGCCGCCGTGGAGCCGTTTCTCGGCGAGCTTTTCGGGAACCCGTCCAGCATCCACTGGGCGGGACGGGACGTCCGCAAGGCGGTGGAGGACGCGAGGGCGGCGATCGGCGCATTCTACGGGTGCCGGCCGCTCGAGGTCGTCTTCACGAGCTCCGGGACCGAGGCCGACAACCTCGCGGTGAAGGGGGTGGCGTACCGGCCGGGGAACGCGGGGAAGCATATCGTGACTTCGCAGGTGGAGCATCCGGCGATCATGAACACGTGCAAGTTCCTCGAGTCGCAAGGGTTCCGCGTCACGTATGTCCCGGTAAACCGTCAGGGGATCGTCGAGCCGGATGCGGTCCGTCGCGCCATCACGAAGGATACGATCCTCGTCTCCGTCATGGCGGCGAACAACGAGACCGGGTGCCTGATGCCCATCGGGGAGATCGGCGCGATCGCGAGGGAGGCCGGGGTGCTCATGCACACCGACGCGGTCCAGGCGACCGGCAAGGTTCCGCTCGCGTGGGAGACGCTCCCCGTGGACCTGCTCACGTTTTCCGGGCACAAGGTGAACGGGCTCAAGGGCGCGGGGGGGCTTGTCGTCAGGAAGGGGATCGAAATCGAGGCGGTGCTGCACGGGGGGCACCAGGAGCGGGGACGGCGGGGCGGCACCGAGAACGTGGTCGGGATCGTCGCGATGGGGAAGGCGTTCTCCCTCCTTTCGAGGAACATGGCGGCGGAGGCGGCCGAGGTCCGCCGGCTTCGGGACGCGTTCGAGCGGGCGCTCTTCGAGCGTATCCCCGACCTCGTGCTGAACGGCCACCCCACCCTGCGATTGCCGAACACGGTGAACATCTCGTTCCGGTTCGTGGAAGGGGAGGCGTTGCTGCTGAACCTCGACATGATGGGGATCGCCTGCTCCTCGGGCTCCGCCTGCACCTCGGGGTCGCTCGAAGGATCGCCGATCCTGCTGGCGATGGGGGCCGACCCGACCGATTCCCAGGGGGCGCTCCGGTTCTCCCTCGGGTACGGCAACACGGACGACGACGTGGCGTACGCGGTGGACGCGATCGAAACGGTGGTGAACAAGCTGCGCGCCATGTCGCCCCTGTACCACCCGCAGCAGGCGAAAGCCCGATGA
- a CDS encoding Rrf2 family transcriptional regulator yields the protein MKITTRGRYAVMAMVALAASSRGNPVPIQAIAKRETIPEPYLQQLFLRLRKQNIVKSVRGPGGGFILARDPSEITVGEIIRTAEGKPARVGCRRSGRSCGMIDRCPTQGMWDALEARIEEFLDSMSVQDLFDEHRETRKEVGV from the coding sequence GTGAAGATCACCACCCGGGGACGGTACGCCGTGATGGCGATGGTCGCGCTTGCCGCGTCGTCCCGGGGGAACCCCGTGCCGATCCAGGCGATCGCGAAACGGGAGACGATCCCCGAGCCGTACCTGCAGCAGCTTTTCCTGCGCCTGCGCAAGCAGAATATCGTGAAGAGCGTTCGCGGCCCCGGCGGCGGGTTCATCCTCGCGAGGGATCCCTCGGAGATCACCGTCGGGGAGATTATCCGGACGGCCGAGGGGAAACCGGCGCGGGTCGGCTGCAGGCGGTCGGGGCGATCGTGCGGAATGATCGACCGGTGCCCGACGCAGGGGATGTGGGATGCCCTGGAAGCGAGGATCGAGGAGTTCCTCGATTCCATGTCCGTGCAGGACCTGTTCGACGAGCACCGGGAAACGCGCAAGGAGGTGGGGGTTTGA
- the cysE gene encoding serine O-acetyltransferase: protein MFRSIRNDIKVIFERDPAARSVLEIFLCYPGFHAVRFHHLAHWLWTHDIRVLARFVSHISRSLTGIEIHPGATIGEGFFIDHGMGVVIGETAEIGRNVTLYHGVTLGGTSWNKGKRHPTLEENVIVGTGAAILGAIRIGHDSKIGSGSVVNKEVPPNSTVVGIPGRVVYREGNVYNDPTGVAGTPDPEGKAIKCLTEQIFALEKRVEELAKRIEEAPQAEAAGTSK from the coding sequence ATGTTCCGATCGATCCGGAACGACATAAAAGTCATCTTCGAGCGGGACCCTGCCGCCCGAAGCGTGCTCGAGATCTTCCTCTGCTACCCCGGCTTCCACGCCGTTCGCTTCCATCACCTCGCCCACTGGCTCTGGACGCACGACATCCGGGTCCTCGCCCGGTTCGTATCCCACATCTCGCGGTCGCTCACGGGGATCGAGATCCACCCCGGGGCGACGATCGGCGAGGGGTTCTTCATCGATCACGGCATGGGGGTCGTGATCGGAGAGACGGCGGAGATCGGCAGGAACGTCACCCTGTACCACGGCGTGACCTTGGGGGGGACAAGCTGGAACAAGGGGAAGCGGCACCCCACCCTGGAGGAAAACGTGATCGTCGGGACGGGTGCGGCGATCCTCGGCGCGATCCGAATCGGCCACGACTCCAAGATCGGCTCCGGGTCGGTGGTGAACAAGGAAGTGCCGCCCAACTCCACGGTCGTCGGGATCCCGGGACGCGTCGTCTACCGCGAAGGGAACGTCTACAACGACCCGACGGGCGTGGCGGGGACGCCCGATCCGGAGGGGAAGGCGATCAAGTGCCTGACCGAGCAGATCTTCGCCCTCGAGAAGCGGGTAGAGGAACTGGCCAAGCGGATCGAGGAGGCGCCGCAGGCCGAGGCCGCCGGGACCTCCAAGTGA
- a CDS encoding helix-hairpin-helix domain-containing protein, which yields MANQGSGNRNGGKRRAILLLSLILLVWNACASARHLASVGFPPFPDRVDLPPITPYSLGDETPVRSAESPGSGPLTILQKYLLGKRVDINRASLSEISELPGISDKVAAAVVEERDRLGRFQAPEDLLLVDGIKAKRLQKILPFLAKMPNN from the coding sequence GTGGCGAATCAGGGGAGCGGGAACCGTAACGGCGGGAAGCGACGCGCCATCCTCCTTCTTTCCCTGATCCTGCTGGTCTGGAATGCGTGCGCATCGGCCCGGCATCTCGCGTCGGTCGGATTTCCCCCGTTCCCGGACCGGGTCGACCTTCCACCCATCACCCCGTACTCCCTCGGGGACGAAACGCCCGTACGATCCGCCGAGAGCCCCGGAAGCGGCCCCCTCACGATTCTCCAGAAATATCTCCTTGGGAAACGGGTAGATATCAACCGGGCTTCCCTGTCAGAGATCTCCGAGCTGCCCGGGATCTCCGACAAGGTTGCCGCCGCCGTGGTGGAGGAACGGGACCGCCTCGGACGGTTCCAAGCCCCGGAAGACCTTCTCCTCGTCGATGGCATCAAGGCGAAGCGATTGCAGAAAATCCTTCCCTTTCTTGCGAAAATGCCGAATAATTGA
- the cimA gene encoding citramalate synthase translates to MKTVYLYDTTLRDGTQSEEISLSVLDKVAIAEKLDEFGVHYIEGGYPGSNPKDKEFFDRARKMRWKNSVLCAFGMTRRVGKKVDEDANMKALVAAGTPVITVVGKSWDFHVIEALRTTLEENLQAVKDTVAYLKKNADKVFFDAEHFFDGYHHNPKYAMKVLAAAVDAGADVLVLCDTNGGGLPSDIARIVKEVRKATSAAIGIHTHNDGEMAVANSLAAVESGATQVQGTINGYGERCGNANLCSVLPALELKMGREVLPKGQLRKLTDLSRYVAEVANVGQWLHQPYVGNAAFAHKGGMHVSAIRRHTKTYEHVEPETVGNHRRVLISDLSGRSNILSKIQETGLKFKANDPNTEKILEDIKELEHKGFQFEGADASFELLARRAMGEHEPFFELMGFRVIDEKRSEDEAPIAEATIRIAVDGKAEHTAALGNGPVNAMDNALRKALEKFYPEVAEVKLLDYKVRVIRQGGTGSSVRVLIKSGDRDAIWGTVGVSHNIIEASWQALVDSFRYKLWRTRRGESGEREP, encoded by the coding sequence ATGAAGACGGTATATTTGTACGACACGACGCTGCGGGACGGGACCCAGTCCGAAGAGATCTCCCTGTCCGTGCTCGACAAGGTCGCGATCGCCGAGAAACTGGACGAGTTCGGCGTCCATTACATCGAGGGCGGCTACCCGGGCAGCAACCCCAAGGACAAGGAGTTCTTCGACCGGGCGCGCAAGATGCGCTGGAAAAACTCGGTCCTGTGCGCCTTCGGGATGACCCGCCGGGTGGGGAAGAAGGTCGACGAGGACGCCAACATGAAGGCGCTCGTCGCGGCCGGGACGCCGGTCATCACGGTGGTCGGGAAGTCGTGGGACTTCCACGTCATCGAGGCTCTTCGCACCACTCTCGAGGAGAACCTGCAGGCCGTAAAGGACACGGTGGCCTACCTCAAGAAGAACGCCGACAAGGTTTTTTTCGACGCGGAGCATTTCTTCGACGGTTATCATCACAACCCGAAATACGCGATGAAGGTGCTGGCGGCCGCGGTCGACGCGGGGGCGGACGTCCTGGTGCTGTGCGACACGAACGGCGGCGGGCTGCCGTCCGACATCGCGCGGATCGTGAAGGAGGTTCGCAAGGCGACCTCCGCCGCGATCGGGATCCACACGCACAACGACGGCGAGATGGCGGTTGCCAACTCTCTCGCGGCCGTGGAGAGCGGCGCCACCCAGGTCCAGGGTACGATCAACGGGTACGGGGAACGGTGCGGGAATGCGAACCTGTGTTCCGTCCTCCCCGCACTGGAGCTGAAGATGGGAAGGGAGGTCCTTCCGAAGGGGCAATTGCGGAAGTTGACCGACCTGTCCCGCTACGTGGCCGAGGTGGCCAATGTCGGGCAGTGGCTCCACCAGCCGTACGTCGGTAACGCGGCGTTCGCGCACAAGGGCGGGATGCACGTCTCCGCCATCCGCAGGCACACGAAGACCTACGAGCACGTCGAGCCCGAGACGGTGGGGAACCACCGGCGGGTCCTGATCTCCGACCTGTCCGGTCGAAGCAACATCCTCTCGAAGATCCAGGAAACGGGGCTGAAGTTCAAGGCGAACGACCCCAACACCGAAAAGATCCTCGAGGATATAAAGGAACTCGAGCACAAGGGGTTCCAGTTCGAGGGGGCGGACGCCTCGTTCGAGCTGCTGGCGCGCCGCGCGATGGGGGAGCACGAACCGTTTTTCGAACTGATGGGGTTCCGGGTGATCGACGAGAAACGGTCCGAGGACGAGGCGCCGATCGCCGAGGCGACGATCCGGATCGCCGTCGACGGCAAGGCGGAACACACGGCAGCCCTGGGAAACGGCCCGGTAAACGCCATGGACAACGCCTTGCGGAAGGCGCTGGAGAAATTCTACCCCGAAGTGGCCGAGGTGAAGCTCCTCGACTACAAGGTCCGCGTGATCCGGCAGGGGGGGACCGGCTCCTCGGTACGCGTCTTGATTAAATCCGGCGACCGGGACGCGATCTGGGGCACCGTGGGTGTGTCGCACAACATCATCGAGGCGTCGTGGCAGGCCCTGGTGGACAGCTTCCGGTACAAGCTGTGGAGGACGCGACGTGGCGAATCAGGGGAGCGGGAACCGTAA